The segment GAAGGGGCAATAATGGCAATGCACTATGACGGTTACCTCTATGGTCTTCCTAAAACTATTGAGACCACTGCCTTAATTTACAATAAGGATATAATATCTAATCCACCACAAACATGGGAAGAGTTGTGGAGTGTTGTAAAAGAACATACAAATAAAAATGATAATCGATTTGGCTTTTTATTTGATTTTAAAAACTTCTATTTTGTACACGGATTTTTCGCCGGTATGGGTGGATATGTATTTGGTTTTGAAGATGGAGTTTATGATATAGATGATATTGGTCTTAACAATCAAGGTGCTGTAGCTGCTTTGGAACTGATAAAAGAGTTTACAGATGGTGGTTATCTACCTTTATCAACTGATTATGATGTAATGCAAGATCAATTTAACTTGGGAAGGACTCCAATGATCATTAATGGTCCTTGGTCTATTCAGGGTTTTAAGGATGCAGGTATTAATGTTGGGGTTGCTCCTTTACCTACATTACCTAATGGCAACAATCCTATGCCTTTTTCAGGTTATAAAGGTTGGTACCTAAGTGCCTTTAGTGAGCATCCTTATTGGGCGACAAAATTAATTGAGTTCCTAAGTAATAAAGAAAGTTCAGAACTGAGGTTTACAGATACAAATCAGATTCCTCCTCGCCATGATATTACTTTTAATGATGAAATAGCAGCTGCCTTTTTAGCTCAAGGGGAATTCGCTATACCTATGCCCAATATACCTGAAATGAGGGTAGTTTGGGGTAATGTTAGTGATGCTATTGACTTAGCTACTAGAGGAGAAATGGGCTCTCAAGAAGCACTGGATCAAGCAGTTAAGTTTATTAGAGATGGTATTGCAGAAATGCACGAGTAAGGAACATATTCATTACCTGTCCTGTCCTTAGGGACAGGACAGGCAATGAATATAATTAACTTGGGGGTGAGTTTAAAAGTAATGAAAGTTAAAATTGTTTCTCAACAACCGGAACAGATTTATGGCACTAGGCATGCTAACATTGCTACAATTTTAAGCTTGCTGTTTATGGGGCTAGGGCAACTTTATAATCGCCAGTGGATAAAGGGTTTTAGTCTGATGATATTTCAGATTTTTGCTTTAATTATAGGATTTAGACCTATGCATTATGCATTATGGGCGATAACTAGTTTAGGGGAGCAGCCAATGCGAGATCATTCCCTGTTTTTGATGATAGATGCAATTATTATTTTTATTATTTTTGCTTTATTTTTAGCAATATATATTAGTAATGTGGTCGATGCTAGAAAAACAGGGCGATTGCTGGATATGGGAATTCCTGCACCAGGGATAAAACAAAGTTTAAATACTCTAAAAGAAAAGGGTTTTCCTTTATTGCTGCTAACTCCGGGTTTTCTTTTGTTATTGTTTTTTACTGCAATGCCGCTAATTTTTGCTATTTCTATCGGTTTTACCAATTACACTGCTAGTACCTCTCCTCCACGACATATTTTGGAATGGGTCGGTTTTACTAATTTTGTTAGAGTCTTTACACTGGAAGCATGGCGCACTACTTTTTTTCAAGTGTTAGGTTGGACTTTAATATGGACAGTTGTTTCTACTTTATCAACTTTTTTATTAGGTTTGTTGCTAGCGATATTGCTTAATCATCCCAAACTTAAGTTTCGTCGCCTGTTTAGAACACTACTTATATTACCTTGGGCCATTCCGGGGTTTATATCTATATTGGTTTTTCGGGGATTATTTAATGATCAATTTGGTCATATAAATCAAATGCTAATTAATCTTGGATTAGGAAGGATACCTTGGTTTACCGATGGATTTTGGTCTAGAATAATGGTATTACTAGTCAATCTTTGGTTAGGTTTTCCTTGGTTTATGATTCTCTGTTCTGGTGTGCTCCAGAGTATATCTTCGGAAATTTATGATGCCGCTGAGGTAGATGGTGCTTCAGGTTTTCAAAAGTTTTGGAGAATCACCCTACCCCTGGTATTATATAGTGTGGCACCTTTATTAATAATGTCCTTTGCCCATAACTTTAACAACTTTAACGTTGTATACCTATTAACTGGAGGTGGCCCTGCATTGGTAGGATCTAGAGGGGCTGGAGCTACAGATATTTTAATTACCTGGGTATTTAAGATTACTTTTGATGAGTTATTCCGATACAATTATGCTTCTGCTATATCTTTAGTGATATTTTTCTTTGTTGCCGGTGTTTCTATATGGAACTTTAGGAGGACTAGACAATTCCAGGAAGAGGATGTGATATCATGATTCGGTATAAAATAAAAAATCATTCCTTTAATTGGGGGTTAATAGTGACTTATCTGGTGTTAATTATTATGGTAGTCATTGTATTTTATCCAATAGCTTGGATTGTATCAAGTTCTCTCAATCCTGGCAGAAGTCTTTCTGGTAGTCAGTTGATACCCAGAAATCCTACTTTGAATCATTATCGGATTTTATTTACTGAAACAAACTATCTATTGTGGTATAAGAACACCCTTAAGATTGCCGTTATAAATTCTGCTGTATCAGTAGTGTTAACTACTATGACCGCTTATGCTTTTTCCCGTTTTCGATTTTGGGGGCGTAAGGTAGCGATGATGACCTTTTTGATAATTCAGATGTTTCCTGGAGCAATGGGTATGATAGCCATTTACGTTCTCCTTCTTAGACTTAACTTATTAGATTCCCATTTAGGACTAATCTTGGTATATGCTGGGGGACAGATACCTTTTAATACCTGGATTATGAAAGGCTATTTAGATACAATTCCAAAGAGCATCGAAGAAGCTGCCTATATTGATGGGGCAGGGCATTTGACAGTTTTTTATAGGATTATGTTACCTTTAGCTTTACCTATAATTTCAGTAGTTGCTTTGTTTAATTTCTTTGGTCCTATGTTTGATTATATTTTACCTCGAATTGTTCTCAGAAGTCCGTCTAACTACACCTTAGCTTTAGGATTACACCAATTTGTAAGTCATCAGTTTGCAAATAACTTTACACGGTTTGCTGCTGGAGCTGTACTAGTTGCTTTCCCTATAGCTATAGTATACCTTATGTTACAAAAGTTACTTATCTCTGGTCTTACTCGAGGAGCAACAAAGTAGCTGTTTTATCGGATAAATATAAGGGGAGGCTCCCCTTTTTTTGTTATCCTCATTGATGGGAGGAAAATCAATCATATTTTTTTGACATATTTACATATAGATATAATAAAGTTAATACTAATAGATATAATAAAGTTAATACTAAAAGCTTGGTAAAATAAGTTTAGCGGCTATCAAATATGGCATAGTATTTGACATTTTTTAAATTAAGTAATATAATCATATTAGTTAATAAATATAATCATAATAAAATAATTGGGTATAAGGAAATAACGAAAATAATAACCCACCCTTTGTTTAACATTGGGGTGGGTTTGTCTTTTTTAAGGAAGGATGGTTAACATGGTGGGAATAGTAATTGTAGCCCATGGTAATTTGGCTGAACAGTTAATAAAAACAAGTGAAATGATCATGGGTAAGCAAAGGAATTTGATTCCTGTAAATGTTTTGCCTGAAGACAGCTTAATAGAGCTAAGATCAAAAGTAGCCAATGCCGTTAAAAAGGTCAAAACTGATTACGGTGTTTTAATCCTTACAGATATTTTCGGAGGCAGTCCCACCAATGCCAGTACTTATTTGTTATTGACAGAGCCTGTGAAAGTGGTAACTGGAATCAATTTATCTATGCTGTTAGAAACCTTGACAAATAGAAATAAACCTTTAAGCATTTTGGCTGAGATAGCCTATCATGCAGGTAATAAAGGAATACAAATAGTACAAGTTGAACAAAAAGAAGGTGAACAATTTGAATTTAAAGCTGGTACGGATCGATGACCGTTTTATTCACGGTCAAGTTGCAGTTGCTTGGACAAAATTTTTAGATATAAATCAAATTATTGTAGCTAATGATGAAGTTGCCAATGATGAATTTCAAAAAACTTTAATGGAAATGGCTAAGCCACCTAATGTGCAAGTAGATATTTTATCTATTTCTGAAACAATAGAAAAAATTAATGCAGATTTTTTTAAAAACAAAAATATAATTCTACTAGTAGATAGTCCTGGAGATATTTTAAAGATGGTTAATGGGGGAGTAGATATTAAAAAAGTAAATATTGGGGGAATGCGGCATAAAGAAGGCAGGAAACAGATTACCCGTACTGTAGCTTTAAATAATGAAGATAAAGAAACATTTAAAAAACTTGCTAATCTAGGTATTGAATTAGAACTTAGAGCTATTCCTACAGATTCAAAAATAAATTTTATGAAACTATTAGGAGGTTAAAAGATGGCAAAAGTAGTTTTAAAAAACATCTCTAAGTATTATGGAGATGTAATGGCGGTAAATGACTTTAATTTAGAAATTCAGGACAAAGAGTTTATAGTTTTAGTTGGACCTTCCGGTTGTGGTAAGTCTACAACACTTAGGATGATTGCAGGTCTTGAAGAAATAACCGATGGAGAACTGTACATTGGAGATAAAAAAGTAAATGACGTTCCACCTAAAGACAGGGATATAGCTATGGTTTTCCAAAACTATGCCTTGTATCCCCACATGAATGTCTACGAAAACATGGCCTTTGGACTTAAGTTGAGGAAATATAGTAAAGAAGAAATTGACCAAAGGGTTAAAGAAGCAGCTAGAATTTTAGGAATAGAGAACTTATTAAAAAGAAAGCCTAAGGAACTTTCTGGTGGTCAACGGCAAAGGGTGGCACTAGGTAGGGCTATAGTTAGAAATCCACAAGTTTTCTTAATGGATGAGCCTTTATCTAACCTTGATGCTAAATTAAGGGTCCAAATGCGTACAGAAATCAGTAAATTACACCATAGGTTACAAACAACAATGATTTATGTAACCCATGATCAAACAGAAGCTATGACTATGGGAGACAGAATTGTAGTTATGAAAGATGGAGTAATACAACAGGTGGCATCACCTCAAGAAATTTACGATAAACCAAAAAATGTCTTTGTTGCAGGTTTTATTGGTTCACCAGCTATGAATTTTATAAACGCTACTATTATTGAAAAAGGTAGTGAGTTGTATTTAAAATTTGAACAAGTAGAAATAAAAATTCCTTCAGGTAAAAGTAAAGTATTACGGGAAAAGGGTTATGTAGGAAAAGAAGTCATCATGGGTATTAGACCTGAAGATTTACATGACGAACCAGTATTTATTGAAAGTTCACCGGAAAGCGTTATAGAACCAGTAGTAGAAGTAGTAGAAAAAATGGGAGCAGAAAACTATCTATATCTCGTGTTAGGGGAAGTTCAATTAACAGCTAGGGTAGATGCAAGATCAAAAGCAGTTGTTGATAGTAAAATTAAAGTAGCTTTAGATATGAATAAAGTCCATATCTTTGATAAAGAAAGTGAAGAATCAGTTTTATAAGTTTATCTCCTCTTAACCATGGAGGTAAAATATATTTCCTGGACCGGGTAGGGAAGGGAAAATATAAAGCAAAAAAAAATAAGGGGGTAAATCCTAGTGAAAAAGTTTTCTGTTTTACTTGCTATTCTTATGGTTTTATTATTAGCTGTTTCAGCTAGTGCTCAAGAGGTTATTTTTGAAATGGCTGACCCAATTGGAGATGCTAAAGGTGATGGAAATTATACCCATCCAACATCTGGAGACTTCGGTGATAGAGTAGCTGAAATGTTAGACTTAACTAACTTTAGAGTTACTGATTTAGGAAACAAAGTGGAATTTAGATTGAGCTTTGCTTTAGAACCAAACTATGTTAATCCATGGGGTGGTGGAGGATTAAACTTCCACAGAATCGATATCTACCTTGTAACTGGAGAAGAGGGAGGCAAAACTGAAACCTTTAGAGATGGTGCTTTTGTTAAATTCGCTGAACCTTGGAATAAGTTAATTAAAGTATTAGACTGGGATCGATCTAGAATTTTTACAACCTCTGATGATCCTGCCGATGGAGATGCTGGAATTGGAGTAAGTGATGACTTCACTGTTAAAGTAGAAGGTAAAGATATAGTAATAACAGTGGCTAAAAGTATTATTGGTGAAATTGATCAGTCTACTAAATACTACGTATTAGTAGGTCACCAATGTGAATTTGGTGATGACAATTACAGGGCTGTAGCAGAAGTAGCTGGAGAATGGCAAGGTGGTGGCGGTGACGATACTAACTTCAATCCAAACGTATATGATATGCTAGCAGAAACTGCTGACGAACAATATAGACAATTAGGTTCATGGGAAATTGGTAAATTAGCTGTTATTAAACCAGTAGGTGGAAAATCTGCTGGAGCTGCTGGCTCAACAACCACTATCATCGTCGTTGTAGTTGCCCTTGTTGTTATCGCCGGTGGTGTATACTTCTATATGAAAAAAGGTAAAAAGGTAGCTGCTTAATAATTTTCCCCCAGTGGCCAAAAGGCCACTGGGTCCCTACCCAAACCTACCCGGGAAATAAGGGGAGATACTAATTTTTAGTAAGGAGGATTAACATGAATTTAACAACACCTTCTAGCAAAGTACCTACAATCCCTCCCATTAATTTAGAATTACCTACAGAAGGGAAAAAGGTCTACCTAGTAGATGAAAGTGTTTTGCTCTATTCCATTACTGATGTAGGGAAAAAAATCAAAGAAGGTATTGTTGTTGTTGCCACTCCTTTTATCCAAAGAATTAAGGATTTAGCCCTAAATGCTGAGGACGAAGGAGTTAAAAAGAAAGCCCAAAAGGCTCTAGCTTTTATTGAAAAACATAAAGATCAAGGGCAAACTGGGTTTACTGTAAAGAAAAACACCTGGATTTTTGTGGATATCGATTTGCCATATGAAGGAAACGATACCATTTTCCGAGTTTTTCAGGCCTTTAGCAATACCGAAAAAGACTCACAAGTTATAATAACCACATCTAATGTAAAGGTACAGATTAAAGCTGACAGAGATAAATTACCTAACTATAGGTTGGTAATAAAACAGCCGCTGTTTAAACGCTATGATTTAAAAGAAACTATATCAGCATATACTTTTTTAGCACCATTTTTAATTATTTTCTTTACATTCTTAGCCTTTCCTTTCTTTTACTCTATGTTATTGAGTTTTTATGAATGGGATATGGTAAATCCAGCAAAATTTGTTGGACTTGCCAATTATAAAAGGGCATTATTTAATGACCCCCATTTCTTCTGGGGAATCAGACAAACTTTGTTGTTTGTCATTATAGGAATGCCTTTTGGAATCACAGTCTCGTTAATATTGGCTTTACTTTTAAACAACAGGCTAAAATTTAAAGAAGTTTATAGAACTGCATATTTTTTGCCTAATGTATTAGATATGCTTGTTGTGGCAATAATCTGGGTATTTATTTATAATCCCCAATATGGTGTTTTGAAAACTGTTTTAGAAAGTATAGGGATAACCTATTTTTCAGAAACAGGGATTTTAGGAAACCATTTAACAGTAATCCCTGCTATCGTACTAATGACAACTTTAAAAGGGGCAGGGGGAGGTATGATCTTCTTCTTAGCTGCTTTGCAAAATATTCCTAAAGACCTCTATGAAGCGGCGGAGATAGACGGTGCCTCTTCATTTAGACAGTTTAGAAGTATCACATTGCCGATGATTAAACCTATTATGTTGTTTATGGTAGTTACTGGTTTTATAGGATCCTTTGGTATGTTTACTGAAATTTATGCTATGACTGGTGGTGGACCTACTGTTCAAAGGGGAGCTGCTAGGGCACAAGGTGAAGTTGTATTTTATGGAGAGCCAGGAACAGTAATTCCTGAAGGAACAAGGGTAGTTAAACCTCCAGCCTTTGATGGTGATGATACTTATGTTTATATTACCCAAAGAACTGTAACAATTCCTCAAGGAAGTAATCAAGTGACTGCTAGGGTAAGGGCACAACATACAGGAGAATATTATAATACACAACCCTTTACTATTACCCAAATACCTAACCCTCCACCTGGGGTCAATAAAGTGGAAAATCCCGCTGAAATTACAGGTGGTAAAAATGGTGTAACTAGAAGCTTTACAAGAGTTATTGGTTATCACATGATGTCAATGGCCTTTTTAAGTGAAAGTCCACAATTTGGTTATGCCGCTGCTATGTCATTTTTGATACTTTTAATAACTTTAGTAATAACCTTTATAAACTTTAAATTCTTTGGCTCCGGTGTGGAGTACTAGGGGGTGAAGCGATGAGTGTTGAAAGAAAAGATCTATGGTATTACATTAAATATATTCTAATTTACACATTATTGACCCTTGGAGCAATATTTGTCCTCTTTCCCTTCTTTTGGATGTTATCTACTGCTTTTAAACCCTTAGGAACCCACTTTACCATCCCCATTGAGTGGATTCCCCGTAATCCCACATTAGAAAACTACAGAATTGTTTTTAGGGAATATGCTTTTGGTAGGGCATTTTTCAACTCCTTTATAGTTTCAGTTTCAGCTGCGGTAATGGTGGCAACTATGTCTACTATGGCGGGGTATGCCTTTGGTAAGAAGAATTTCCCTGGTAGAGATCAATTGTTTTGGTTGCTGCTTTCAACAATGATGATCCCAGGCTTGATGTTTATGATTCCCCAGTTTATAGTAGTGAGAAACTTGGGGTGGATGAACACCTATAGGGCAATGTTTTTACCCCATACTGCAAATGTCTTTTTCGTCTTTTTAGTTCGCCAATACGTGAAAACAATACCTAATGAGCTTCTAGATGCAGCTAGGATTGATGGTGCAGGGGAGTGGCTAGCCTTTAGAAATATTATTTTACCATTGGCAAAACCAATTATTGCAACAATGTTTTTATTGACCTTTCAAGGTCAATGGACTAACTTCTTATGGCAGTACATCGTTGCACCTAGGGAATCGATGATGACTTTACCCGTAGCTTTAGCCAGGTTTCAAGGGCAATATGGTACTTATTGGACATTGATTATGGCTGCCGGGTCCCTATCTATCATTCCTATAGCTATTATCTTCTTATTTGCCCAGAAGTACTTCATTGAAGGTATACAGATGGGGGCTATTAAAGGTTAATTATGAAAAAAGGAGGAGTTTAAATGAAGAGTTTTTCTAAAATTTTAACCATTGGACTTCTTGCTGTCTTCACTTTAACAGGTTGTTTTGGAGGCAGTAAAACTTCTGGAGAATATGAATTACCTCCAGAGAGAGAACCAGGTACAAAAGTAGAACTTACTTTATGGGAAACCTATAACAATGAAGAGCATGCCGTTTTTATGGAGATTGTTAGAAAGTTTGAAGCTCAAAATCCTGATATTAAAATTAATGTAGAGAGGATTCCGTGGGGCGGTCACTGGGGAAGAATAGCGACAGGTCTTGCTGTTAACGAAACTCCAGATATCGCTAGGGTAGACGTAGCTTATGTAGCTACTTTAGCAGACAGGGGAGCTATAGTTAATTTAGATTTATTAGGTGCTGATAAAGTTGTTAATGAATATGTAGATGCTGCTATTCATTCAAATATTTTCCGGGGTAGTGTGTGGGGCTTACCTGACCAAACAAACACCACAGTACTTTTTTATAACAAAACATTATTTGATGAAGCTGGTGTTGATTATCCAACTTTTGAATGGACATGGGATGATTTAATTGAAGCAGGTAAAAAAATTACAGGAATTAGACCTGGGATATATGGATTTGCTATGGGTAATACCCTTTGGGAAACATTCCCATATTTCGGAACCTTTGGTGCTAAATTTTTAAATGAAGATGGAACTAAATGTATCCTTGATTCTCCTGAAGGTATTCAAGCATTAAGTTTAAAGGTAAGTTTAAACCGTGAACATGGAATTGAAGCTGGAGCTTGGAGAGAAGGTGCAGTTGGGGCGGAAGACGGATTCTTAGCTCAACAATATGCTATGATTATTACTGGTCCTTGGAAAATAGCGGAATATAGAAATGCTGGTATTGATTTTGGAATTTCTCTAGTTCCTAGAGGACCAGCTGGTACTGCATCTAACGTAGGTGGTACTAATATGGTTATTTTCCGTAATTCAAGATATCCAAGGGAAGCCTATCAATTCTTAAGATTCTTAACCAGTGTTGAAATG is part of the Anaerobranca gottschalkii DSM 13577 genome and harbors:
- a CDS encoding extracellular solute-binding protein, whose protein sequence is MRKFGLVSLVMLLVMGLLAGCVSRPSDNGGGETVIPDKPEKLVIWESDEWVKNVEKIAKKFTEKYGIEVEVVGVSELEQRDTLKLDGPAGLGADVVTWPHDQIGEAVMAGIIIPIDEWIEEGTLEQFYEGAIMAMHYDGYLYGLPKTIETTALIYNKDIISNPPQTWEELWSVVKEHTNKNDNRFGFLFDFKNFYFVHGFFAGMGGYVFGFEDGVYDIDDIGLNNQGAVAALELIKEFTDGGYLPLSTDYDVMQDQFNLGRTPMIINGPWSIQGFKDAGINVGVAPLPTLPNGNNPMPFSGYKGWYLSAFSEHPYWATKLIEFLSNKESSELRFTDTNQIPPRHDITFNDEIAAAFLAQGEFAIPMPNIPEMRVVWGNVSDAIDLATRGEMGSQEALDQAVKFIRDGIAEMHE
- a CDS encoding ABC transporter permease subunit, which translates into the protein MKVKIVSQQPEQIYGTRHANIATILSLLFMGLGQLYNRQWIKGFSLMIFQIFALIIGFRPMHYALWAITSLGEQPMRDHSLFLMIDAIIIFIIFALFLAIYISNVVDARKTGRLLDMGIPAPGIKQSLNTLKEKGFPLLLLTPGFLLLLFFTAMPLIFAISIGFTNYTASTSPPRHILEWVGFTNFVRVFTLEAWRTTFFQVLGWTLIWTVVSTLSTFLLGLLLAILLNHPKLKFRRLFRTLLILPWAIPGFISILVFRGLFNDQFGHINQMLINLGLGRIPWFTDGFWSRIMVLLVNLWLGFPWFMILCSGVLQSISSEIYDAAEVDGASGFQKFWRITLPLVLYSVAPLLIMSFAHNFNNFNVVYLLTGGGPALVGSRGAGATDILITWVFKITFDELFRYNYASAISLVIFFFVAGVSIWNFRRTRQFQEEDVIS
- a CDS encoding sugar ABC transporter permease is translated as MIRYKIKNHSFNWGLIVTYLVLIIMVVIVFYPIAWIVSSSLNPGRSLSGSQLIPRNPTLNHYRILFTETNYLLWYKNTLKIAVINSAVSVVLTTMTAYAFSRFRFWGRKVAMMTFLIIQMFPGAMGMIAIYVLLLRLNLLDSHLGLILVYAGGQIPFNTWIMKGYLDTIPKSIEEAAYIDGAGHLTVFYRIMLPLALPIISVVALFNFFGPMFDYILPRIVLRSPSNYTLALGLHQFVSHQFANNFTRFAAGAVLVAFPIAIVYLMLQKLLISGLTRGATK
- a CDS encoding PTS sugar transporter subunit IIA; this translates as MVGIVIVAHGNLAEQLIKTSEMIMGKQRNLIPVNVLPEDSLIELRSKVANAVKKVKTDYGVLILTDIFGGSPTNASTYLLLTEPVKVVTGINLSMLLETLTNRNKPLSILAEIAYHAGNKGIQIVQVEQKEGEQFEFKAGTDR
- a CDS encoding PTS system mannose/fructose/N-acetylgalactosamine-transporter subunit IIB — protein: MNLKLVRIDDRFIHGQVAVAWTKFLDINQIIVANDEVANDEFQKTLMEMAKPPNVQVDILSISETIEKINADFFKNKNIILLVDSPGDILKMVNGGVDIKKVNIGGMRHKEGRKQITRTVALNNEDKETFKKLANLGIELELRAIPTDSKINFMKLLGG
- a CDS encoding ABC transporter ATP-binding protein codes for the protein MAKVVLKNISKYYGDVMAVNDFNLEIQDKEFIVLVGPSGCGKSTTLRMIAGLEEITDGELYIGDKKVNDVPPKDRDIAMVFQNYALYPHMNVYENMAFGLKLRKYSKEEIDQRVKEAARILGIENLLKRKPKELSGGQRQRVALGRAIVRNPQVFLMDEPLSNLDAKLRVQMRTEISKLHHRLQTTMIYVTHDQTEAMTMGDRIVVMKDGVIQQVASPQEIYDKPKNVFVAGFIGSPAMNFINATIIEKGSELYLKFEQVEIKIPSGKSKVLREKGYVGKEVIMGIRPEDLHDEPVFIESSPESVIEPVVEVVEKMGAENYLYLVLGEVQLTARVDARSKAVVDSKIKVALDMNKVHIFDKESEESVL
- a CDS encoding glucodextranase DOMON-like domain-containing protein; this translates as MKKFSVLLAILMVLLLAVSASAQEVIFEMADPIGDAKGDGNYTHPTSGDFGDRVAEMLDLTNFRVTDLGNKVEFRLSFALEPNYVNPWGGGGLNFHRIDIYLVTGEEGGKTETFRDGAFVKFAEPWNKLIKVLDWDRSRIFTTSDDPADGDAGIGVSDDFTVKVEGKDIVITVAKSIIGEIDQSTKYYVLVGHQCEFGDDNYRAVAEVAGEWQGGGGDDTNFNPNVYDMLAETADEQYRQLGSWEIGKLAVIKPVGGKSAGAAGSTTTIIVVVVALVVIAGGVYFYMKKGKKVAA
- a CDS encoding ABC transporter permease subunit, with protein sequence MNLTTPSSKVPTIPPINLELPTEGKKVYLVDESVLLYSITDVGKKIKEGIVVVATPFIQRIKDLALNAEDEGVKKKAQKALAFIEKHKDQGQTGFTVKKNTWIFVDIDLPYEGNDTIFRVFQAFSNTEKDSQVIITTSNVKVQIKADRDKLPNYRLVIKQPLFKRYDLKETISAYTFLAPFLIIFFTFLAFPFFYSMLLSFYEWDMVNPAKFVGLANYKRALFNDPHFFWGIRQTLLFVIIGMPFGITVSLILALLLNNRLKFKEVYRTAYFLPNVLDMLVVAIIWVFIYNPQYGVLKTVLESIGITYFSETGILGNHLTVIPAIVLMTTLKGAGGGMIFFLAALQNIPKDLYEAAEIDGASSFRQFRSITLPMIKPIMLFMVVTGFIGSFGMFTEIYAMTGGGPTVQRGAARAQGEVVFYGEPGTVIPEGTRVVKPPAFDGDDTYVYITQRTVTIPQGSNQVTARVRAQHTGEYYNTQPFTITQIPNPPPGVNKVENPAEITGGKNGVTRSFTRVIGYHMMSMAFLSESPQFGYAAAMSFLILLITLVITFINFKFFGSGVEY
- a CDS encoding carbohydrate ABC transporter permease is translated as MSVERKDLWYYIKYILIYTLLTLGAIFVLFPFFWMLSTAFKPLGTHFTIPIEWIPRNPTLENYRIVFREYAFGRAFFNSFIVSVSAAVMVATMSTMAGYAFGKKNFPGRDQLFWLLLSTMMIPGLMFMIPQFIVVRNLGWMNTYRAMFLPHTANVFFVFLVRQYVKTIPNELLDAARIDGAGEWLAFRNIILPLAKPIIATMFLLTFQGQWTNFLWQYIVAPRESMMTLPVALARFQGQYGTYWTLIMAAGSLSIIPIAIIFLFAQKYFIEGIQMGAIKG
- a CDS encoding extracellular solute-binding protein; the protein is MKSFSKILTIGLLAVFTLTGCFGGSKTSGEYELPPEREPGTKVELTLWETYNNEEHAVFMEIVRKFEAQNPDIKINVERIPWGGHWGRIATGLAVNETPDIARVDVAYVATLADRGAIVNLDLLGADKVVNEYVDAAIHSNIFRGSVWGLPDQTNTTVLFYNKTLFDEAGVDYPTFEWTWDDLIEAGKKITGIRPGIYGFAMGNTLWETFPYFGTFGAKFLNEDGTKCILDSPEGIQALSLKVSLNREHGIEAGAWREGAVGAEDGFLAQQYAMIITGPWKIAEYRNAGIDFGISLVPRGPAGTASNVGGTNMVIFRNSRYPREAYQFLRFLTSVEMQAYWANELGQIPVNKGAFDLVDTDKNPYLEVLMEQAKYAIARPVLVNYARVEEIINAEMALALRGEKSPAQALRDAVKAINEDPDIFPKN